Proteins encoded in a region of the Nocardia asteroides genome:
- a CDS encoding glyoxalase → MTNPTETSTRTAVWPTLTFRDARAMATFLVEAFGFREAALYARDDDPSIVEHAELRWPLGGGIMFGSAGKDDGPFGSRPTGTDSVYLVCEEPDVLFARATAAGAEVVRGLRDEDYGSRGFTVRDPEGNLWSFGTYWGA, encoded by the coding sequence ATGACGAATCCGACAGAAACCAGCACCCGCACCGCCGTCTGGCCCACGCTGACCTTCCGCGATGCCCGCGCCATGGCCACCTTCCTCGTCGAGGCGTTCGGCTTCCGGGAAGCCGCGCTCTACGCCCGCGACGACGACCCGTCGATCGTCGAGCACGCCGAACTGCGCTGGCCGCTGGGCGGCGGCATCATGTTCGGCTCGGCGGGCAAGGACGATGGACCGTTCGGCAGCCGCCCGACCGGCACCGACTCGGTGTACCTGGTCTGCGAGGAACCGGACGTCCTGTTCGCCCGGGCCACCGCCGCGGGCGCCGAGGTGGTCCGTGGCCTGCGCGACGAGGACTACGGCTCGCGCGGCTTCACGGTCCGCGACCCAGAGGGCAACCTGTGGAGCTTCGGCACCTACTGGGGCGCCTGA
- the ychF gene encoding redox-regulated ATPase YchF, with product MSLTLGIVGLPNVGKSTLFNALTKNDVLAANYPFATIEPNVGVVALPDPRLNKLAEIFSSERIVPATVSFVDIAGIVKGASEGAGLGNKFLANIREADAICQVVRVFADDDVVHVDGRVDPGADIEVIETELILADLQTLEKAVVRLEKEAKVKKERKPVADAAKAAQEILNSGTTLFAAADKVETELLKELSLLTTKPFLYVFNADESVLTDEAKVAQLKASVAPADAVFLDAKVEAELLELDEESATELLESIGQTEPGLHALARAGFHTLGLQTYLTAGPKEARAWTIHQGDTAPKAAGVIHTDFERGFIKAEVVAFDDLVEAGSMAAAKAAGKVRMEGKDYVMADGDVVEFRSGVASPSKNK from the coding sequence GTGAGTCTCACCCTCGGAATCGTCGGCCTGCCCAACGTCGGAAAGTCGACGCTGTTCAACGCGTTGACCAAGAACGACGTGCTCGCCGCGAACTACCCGTTCGCGACCATCGAGCCCAACGTCGGCGTCGTCGCGCTGCCCGATCCGCGGCTGAACAAGCTGGCCGAGATCTTCTCCTCCGAGCGGATCGTGCCCGCCACGGTGTCGTTCGTCGACATCGCGGGCATCGTCAAGGGCGCCTCCGAGGGCGCGGGCCTGGGCAACAAGTTCCTCGCCAACATCCGCGAGGCCGACGCGATCTGCCAGGTGGTCCGCGTGTTCGCCGATGACGATGTGGTGCACGTCGACGGCCGCGTCGATCCCGGCGCCGACATCGAGGTGATCGAGACCGAACTCATCCTCGCCGACCTGCAGACCCTGGAGAAGGCGGTCGTGCGGCTGGAGAAGGAAGCCAAGGTCAAGAAGGAGCGCAAGCCGGTCGCCGACGCCGCCAAGGCCGCGCAGGAGATCCTCAACAGCGGCACCACCCTGTTCGCCGCGGCCGACAAGGTGGAGACCGAACTGCTGAAAGAACTTTCGCTGCTCACCACCAAGCCCTTCCTCTACGTCTTCAACGCCGACGAGTCGGTGCTCACCGACGAGGCGAAGGTCGCCCAACTGAAAGCCTCCGTCGCCCCCGCCGATGCGGTCTTCCTCGACGCCAAGGTGGAAGCCGAACTCCTCGAACTCGACGAGGAGTCCGCCACCGAACTCCTCGAATCCATCGGCCAAACAGAACCCGGCCTGCACGCCCTGGCCCGCGCCGGCTTCCACACCCTCGGCCTGCAGACCTACCTCACAGCAGGCCCGAAAGAAGCCCGCGCCTGGACCATCCACCAGGGCGACACCGCCCCGAAGGCAGCGGGCGTCATCCACACCGATTTCGAACGAGGCTTCATCAAGGCCGAAGTCGTCGCCTTCGACGACCTGGTCGAAGCGGGTTCCATGGCCGCAGCCAAAGCCGCGGGCAAGGTGCGCATGGAGGGCAAGGACTACGTCATGGCGGACGGCGACGTGGTCGAATTCCGAAGCGGAGTAGCCTCACCGTCCAAGAACAAGTAG
- a CDS encoding sugar ABC transporter permease produces MNRARRSRTASIDLRGVASRLARQRERAGWAFVAPNVAAVAIFLLFPLVFSLYLSFHSWDLFGPMRFVGPDNYRRLFASDPLFLIALRNTAVFTVLTSAPTIAIGLAVAAALNRKLAGIGIFRTIAFLPLVASAVAMAVVWRFLFTDDGLLNVALGWIGIDAVPWLTHPDWALVSLSIVTVWKSVPFATVILLAAMQGVPETLYEAAKIDGAGALRRFSAITLPLIRGPLSFVFIITIINSVQAFDQAYALTGGNGGPETGTYLLGIMLFQNAFGFYEVGYASALAWVIFALLFLLTLVQLRMARRAEVQQ; encoded by the coding sequence ATGAACCGGGCACGGCGGTCGCGAACCGCGAGCATAGACCTGCGCGGCGTCGCTTCGCGCTTGGCGCGACAGCGGGAACGAGCGGGTTGGGCATTCGTCGCGCCCAATGTGGCGGCGGTCGCGATTTTCCTGTTGTTCCCGTTGGTATTTTCGCTCTATCTGAGTTTCCATTCGTGGGACTTGTTCGGCCCCATGCGTTTTGTCGGTCCGGACAACTACCGGCGGCTGTTCGCATCCGACCCGTTGTTTCTCATCGCGCTGCGCAATACGGCCGTTTTCACGGTGCTGACCTCAGCGCCCACGATAGCGATCGGACTAGCCGTCGCCGCCGCGCTGAATCGAAAGCTGGCCGGCATCGGTATATTTCGCACCATCGCGTTTCTGCCGCTGGTCGCGTCGGCGGTCGCCATGGCGGTGGTGTGGCGGTTCCTGTTCACCGACGACGGATTGCTCAATGTCGCGCTCGGCTGGATCGGCATCGACGCGGTGCCCTGGCTCACTCACCCCGACTGGGCGCTGGTCTCGCTCAGCATCGTCACAGTGTGGAAGAGCGTGCCGTTCGCGACGGTCATCCTGCTCGCCGCCATGCAGGGGGTGCCCGAGACGCTCTACGAGGCGGCGAAGATCGACGGGGCGGGCGCGCTGCGGCGGTTCTCCGCGATCACCCTGCCGCTGATCCGGGGGCCGCTGTCGTTCGTCTTCATCATCACGATCATCAACTCGGTGCAGGCCTTCGACCAGGCCTACGCGCTGACCGGCGGCAACGGCGGACCGGAGACGGGGACCTACCTGCTGGGGATCATGCTGTTCCAGAACGCGTTCGGCTTCTACGAGGTCGGGTACGCCTCCGCGCTGGCCTGGGTGATCTTCGCGCTGCTGTTCCTGCTGACGCTCGTGCAACTGCGGATGGCCCGGCGGGCGGAGGTGCAGCAGTGA
- a CDS encoding zinc-binding dehydrogenase, which translates to MRRVQYERSGGPEVLELVSVEVPTPGPGELLVRVEAVGVTLPVVRKVRERREPVALGGEIAGEVVAVGEGVDRYTPGYRVTGLVFGHGYADYALLSAAMASPIPDGASAVDAVALVRSGLVALGALDAASPREGESALLTAAASGVGHLAVQLARVRGAARVVGAVSDLAKAEFVQKLGADDVVEYRQESWGAPADYVLDAVGGDLLPPALAALAPGGRLVAYSSGGGTVQAYDLLTGAKSVIGFQMARIAQGQPELYEHWRQELWQYFASGQLRPAVHAEFPFEQAAAAHTVIEQRANLGKVVLIP; encoded by the coding sequence ATGCGGCGGGTGCAGTACGAGCGCAGCGGTGGTCCCGAGGTGCTCGAGCTCGTCTCGGTCGAGGTCCCGACGCCAGGGCCGGGTGAGCTGCTGGTCCGCGTCGAGGCGGTCGGGGTGACCCTGCCGGTGGTGCGGAAGGTGCGTGAGCGGCGCGAACCCGTCGCGCTGGGCGGTGAGATCGCCGGTGAGGTGGTCGCGGTAGGCGAGGGCGTCGACCGGTACACGCCCGGCTATCGAGTGACCGGCCTGGTGTTCGGGCACGGCTATGCCGACTACGCCCTGCTTTCGGCGGCCATGGCCTCGCCGATTCCCGACGGAGCGTCGGCGGTCGACGCGGTCGCGCTGGTGCGCAGCGGTCTGGTCGCCCTCGGCGCGCTGGACGCCGCGTCTCCGCGGGAGGGCGAGTCCGCCCTGCTCACCGCCGCCGCGAGCGGCGTCGGCCACCTCGCGGTCCAACTCGCCCGGGTGCGCGGCGCGGCGCGGGTGGTCGGCGCGGTGTCGGATCTGGCGAAGGCGGAGTTCGTGCAGAAACTCGGAGCCGACGACGTCGTCGAGTACCGCCAGGAGTCCTGGGGCGCTCCGGCCGACTATGTGCTCGACGCGGTCGGCGGCGACCTGCTCCCGCCCGCCCTCGCCGCCCTGGCCCCGGGTGGACGGTTGGTCGCCTACAGCTCCGGCGGCGGCACCGTCCAGGCATACGACCTGCTCACCGGCGCGAAATCGGTGATCGGCTTCCAAATGGCCCGGATCGCCCAGGGACAACCCGAGCTGTACGAGCACTGGCGGCAGGAACTGTGGCAGTACTTCGCCTCCGGCCAACTACGCCCCGCCGTGCACGCCGAGTTCCCCTTCGAGCAAGCCGCAGCCGCCCACACCGTCATCGAGCAACGCGCCAACCTCGGCAAAGTCGTCCTCATCCCCTGA
- a CDS encoding helix-turn-helix domain-containing protein translates to MEPTTEVVTARPAPVLAAFIDRYIGYRMSGFAASIHRGLPSRHMTFIVAIGPTIDVVEQTDPRQSPQDYRCVLSGLQASTALIAHNGHQEGVAVELTPLGCRTLFGLPAAALWDTTVEFSDVVGPVGLELWERLQYAPTWPERFSACDRVLSALADPDRAVGPELAWAWRTVVDSGGGVAVGPLAEEIGWSRQHLTRRFNREFGLSPKLAARITRFERARRILAHTPSYITIAQVAAACGYYDQAHLDRDFADLAGTSPTSWLAEEVPSVQATDEFAG, encoded by the coding sequence ATGGAGCCGACCACGGAGGTGGTGACGGCGCGTCCGGCACCGGTGCTCGCGGCGTTCATCGACCGCTACATCGGGTATCGCATGTCCGGGTTCGCCGCGTCGATCCATCGCGGGTTGCCCTCTCGGCACATGACTTTCATCGTCGCGATCGGCCCGACGATCGATGTCGTCGAGCAGACCGATCCGCGACAATCTCCGCAGGACTACCGCTGTGTGCTGAGCGGCTTGCAGGCGAGCACGGCGCTGATCGCGCACAACGGTCACCAGGAAGGTGTGGCCGTGGAGCTGACGCCCCTGGGATGCCGCACCCTGTTCGGGCTGCCCGCGGCGGCGCTGTGGGATACGACGGTCGAATTCTCCGACGTGGTCGGTCCCGTCGGCTTGGAGCTGTGGGAGCGGTTGCAATACGCGCCGACCTGGCCGGAACGTTTCTCCGCCTGTGATCGGGTGCTCTCGGCGCTCGCCGACCCGGATCGCGCGGTCGGTCCCGAACTGGCCTGGGCGTGGCGCACCGTGGTCGATTCTGGCGGAGGCGTCGCGGTCGGTCCGCTGGCCGAGGAGATCGGATGGAGCAGGCAGCACCTGACGCGCCGGTTCAACCGCGAGTTCGGCTTGAGTCCGAAGCTCGCCGCGCGGATCACCCGGTTCGAACGAGCGCGCCGGATTCTCGCGCATACACCCTCGTACATCACCATCGCCCAGGTGGCCGCCGCCTGCGGGTACTACGACCAGGCCCATCTGGATCGTGACTTCGCCGACCTGGCGGGCACGAGCCCGACGAGCTGGCTGGCCGAGGAGGTTCCATCCGTACAAGCCACCGACGAGTTCGCCGGATGA
- a CDS encoding DUF6508 domain-containing protein, producing the protein MAGWWKRLFGRSSEYISPGYTEEEMARIKAQFEEFNRKVRQAEDELRANPYQPDPSENPAIESALRAARPEAWQRLWSAVDEVLREDPQSQASWRFENSDGSLSMPHVDYSDAIQLMTQAVCEVDAIVGFPWMKWDFRSVYPGGRGLDTAPVADAARVLTAVVRGERFSDGTILAALGDGTLPSALQRLRTWYEQQENH; encoded by the coding sequence GTGGCCGGATGGTGGAAAAGGTTGTTCGGCAGGAGCTCCGAGTACATTTCTCCCGGATACACCGAGGAGGAGATGGCCCGGATAAAAGCTCAGTTCGAGGAATTCAACCGCAAGGTGCGGCAGGCGGAGGACGAATTGCGCGCCAACCCTTACCAACCCGACCCGAGCGAGAATCCCGCTATCGAATCCGCCCTCCGCGCCGCACGGCCGGAAGCATGGCAGCGACTATGGTCCGCAGTCGACGAAGTTCTCAGGGAGGACCCGCAGTCACAGGCGAGTTGGCGGTTCGAGAATTCCGACGGCTCCCTGTCGATGCCCCACGTCGACTACAGCGACGCGATCCAACTTATGACCCAGGCTGTCTGTGAAGTCGACGCGATAGTCGGCTTCCCATGGATGAAATGGGACTTCAGGAGTGTCTACCCCGGTGGTCGGGGCCTGGATACCGCACCGGTCGCCGATGCCGCCCGCGTGCTCACCGCCGTGGTCCGTGGCGAGCGCTTCAGCGATGGCACAATCCTGGCGGCACTCGGCGACGGCACCCTGCCATCCGCTCTCCAACGGCTGCGGACGTGGTACGAGCAGCAAGAGAATCATTGA
- a CDS encoding sugar ABC transporter substrate-binding protein: protein MRANPVARVRRRTVLGSALAAGLLASGGCGSDDDALTFFFQARPEEARVRLKIIDEFRKRHPGIRIRTIMSGPDPLQQMLTYCAGGKCPDVLMAWELLYSGLAQRGVLLDLNTLLDRDPRYAAQLRADSYSALYDTFAYAGGQYALPEQWSGVFLYYNRELFEQAGLTAPARWRDAWSFEEFLAAAKALTGTDSSGRTRWGFVDAWVPYFSAACFGMNNGAEWFSPPVNPTRTNLGDPRFAEGFQFYADLAVRHRVAPKAADTLSVSAPDLFRRGRAAMALGGHWLYSEFAGHDDLAVDVTVLPVGPHGGPGAITDVGSTGLAIAADSPRIEQAWEFVKFATGPVGQAIIASSGLFVPVLESAMRSPGFAAAHREIRNLEVFTDGPSSSRPLPVTPAWGKVSALLERGSNRVLRGAATAASLDGRFASDVDALLDTP from the coding sequence TTGCGTGCGAATCCCGTCGCCCGGGTCCGTCGCCGGACGGTGCTCGGGTCGGCGCTGGCCGCCGGGCTGCTGGCGAGTGGCGGTTGCGGTTCCGATGACGACGCGCTGACCTTCTTCTTCCAGGCCAGGCCGGAGGAGGCTCGGGTCCGGCTGAAGATCATCGACGAGTTCCGGAAACGGCACCCCGGCATCAGGATTCGCACCATCATGTCGGGACCGGACCCGCTGCAGCAGATGCTCACCTACTGCGCGGGCGGTAAGTGCCCGGACGTACTGATGGCCTGGGAACTGCTGTATTCCGGCCTGGCCCAGCGCGGCGTGCTGCTGGACCTGAACACGCTGCTCGACCGCGATCCGCGCTACGCCGCCCAGCTCCGCGCCGACAGCTACTCGGCGCTGTACGACACCTTCGCCTACGCCGGTGGGCAATACGCGCTGCCCGAGCAGTGGTCCGGGGTGTTCCTGTACTACAACCGGGAATTGTTCGAGCAGGCTGGGCTCACCGCGCCCGCGCGCTGGCGTGACGCCTGGTCGTTCGAGGAGTTCCTGGCCGCGGCCAAGGCGTTGACCGGGACGGATTCTTCCGGGCGGACCCGGTGGGGCTTCGTCGACGCCTGGGTGCCGTACTTCTCGGCGGCTTGCTTCGGCATGAACAACGGCGCCGAATGGTTCTCACCCCCGGTGAACCCCACCAGGACGAACCTCGGCGATCCACGCTTCGCCGAAGGATTCCAGTTCTACGCCGACCTCGCCGTACGCCACCGCGTGGCCCCGAAAGCCGCCGACACGCTCTCGGTTTCGGCCCCCGACCTGTTTCGTCGGGGACGGGCGGCGATGGCGCTGGGCGGGCACTGGCTGTATTCCGAATTCGCGGGGCACGACGATCTCGCCGTCGATGTCACGGTGCTGCCGGTCGGCCCGCACGGCGGACCCGGCGCGATCACCGACGTCGGCAGTACGGGCCTGGCCATCGCCGCGGACAGCCCGCGCATCGAACAAGCCTGGGAGTTCGTGAAATTCGCGACCGGGCCGGTCGGGCAGGCGATCATCGCCTCCTCCGGCCTGTTCGTCCCGGTCCTGGAATCTGCGATGCGCTCGCCGGGTTTCGCTGCCGCGCATCGGGAGATCCGCAATCTCGAAGTGTTCACCGACGGCCCGTCCAGCTCTCGTCCCCTGCCGGTGACTCCCGCCTGGGGCAAGGTCTCCGCCTTGCTCGAGCGCGGCTCCAATCGGGTGCTGCGCGGCGCCGCCACGGCCGCGTCCCTGGACGGACGCTTCGCCTCCGATGTCGACGCGCTGCTGGACACGCCATGA
- a CDS encoding FAD-dependent monooxygenase, whose translation MTDTDVIIVGAGPTGLMLAGELCLAGVRPLVLERHPQPRDTPKASGLGGRILHLLRYRGLLDRFEAASSDPHLAPRFPFGNIYLDFTHLADPPMRALPIPQLEIERLLEERARELGAEIRRGHEVVGVRQDDATVTADVRGPDGTHQVTARYLVGCDGGRSRIRDMAGIEFPGATYPEVNRLAQVAVHDSVTVLDNGDIDVPGLGTIHAGFTRTDRGVFAFAVSSGVLFLQTTEDESTEYDDDEPLTPTELGDSIRRVLGADLPLGEPTRLTRYTFKDRQAQRYRDGRILLAGDAAHLFPATGTALNVGMLDTVNLAWKLGADIHGWAPAGLLDTYHDERYFAGARARLQTRAQVALRRGHDPAAEALRQVFQELLVDEPALRRMGALVGHTDIRYPMPGSHHHALAGTFAPDLTLHTDQGFTSVAELMQTARPVLLDLTDRQDLREIARDWRHRIDIHTAKADNRTADALLIRPDGHVAWAATVDEPADTAALALREALSSWFGAPMNSTEPIIDRPS comes from the coding sequence GTGACGGATACCGATGTGATCATCGTGGGCGCCGGACCGACCGGTCTGATGCTGGCGGGTGAACTGTGCCTTGCCGGAGTGCGGCCGCTGGTGCTGGAGCGGCATCCGCAGCCCCGTGACACTCCGAAGGCCAGCGGTCTCGGTGGGCGGATCCTGCACTTGCTGCGCTACCGGGGCCTTCTGGACCGATTTGAGGCGGCCAGCAGCGACCCGCACCTGGCTCCCCGCTTTCCGTTCGGCAATATTTATCTGGACTTCACACATCTGGCAGATCCCCCGATGCGGGCGTTGCCGATCCCGCAGCTGGAAATCGAGCGACTGCTGGAAGAACGCGCACGCGAACTCGGCGCCGAGATCCGTCGCGGACACGAGGTGGTCGGGGTGCGCCAGGACGACGCCACGGTGACCGCGGACGTGCGCGGGCCGGACGGAACCCACCAGGTGACCGCCCGGTACCTGGTGGGCTGCGACGGCGGGCGCAGCCGGATCCGTGACATGGCGGGAATCGAGTTCCCCGGCGCCACATATCCAGAGGTCAACAGGCTGGCCCAGGTCGCCGTGCATGATTCGGTGACTGTGCTCGACAACGGCGATATCGACGTCCCCGGGCTGGGCACGATCCATGCGGGTTTCACGCGGACAGACCGCGGTGTGTTCGCGTTCGCGGTCAGCTCCGGGGTTCTGTTCCTCCAAACCACCGAAGACGAGTCCACCGAATACGACGACGACGAGCCGCTGACTCCGACCGAGCTCGGAGACAGCATTCGCCGCGTGCTCGGCGCGGATCTGCCCTTGGGAGAACCGACTCGGCTGACCCGCTACACCTTCAAGGATCGGCAGGCGCAGCGATACCGCGACGGGCGGATCCTGCTGGCCGGCGATGCGGCCCATCTGTTCCCCGCCACAGGCACGGCGCTCAATGTCGGCATGCTCGACACGGTCAACCTCGCTTGGAAGCTGGGCGCCGACATCCACGGCTGGGCGCCGGCCGGTCTGCTGGACACCTATCACGACGAACGCTACTTCGCCGGTGCACGGGCGCGGCTCCAGACCCGAGCTCAGGTGGCACTGCGGCGCGGACACGACCCGGCGGCCGAAGCGCTTCGGCAAGTCTTCCAGGAGTTGCTCGTCGACGAGCCGGCCTTGCGTCGTATGGGCGCCCTCGTCGGCCACACCGACATTCGATATCCGATGCCGGGTTCCCACCACCACGCCTTGGCCGGCACGTTCGCACCCGACCTCACGTTACACACCGACCAGGGCTTCACCAGTGTCGCGGAACTCATGCAGACCGCACGGCCCGTCCTGCTCGACCTCACCGACCGTCAAGACCTCCGCGAGATCGCCCGAGACTGGCGGCATCGGATAGACATCCACACCGCCAAAGCCGACAACAGAACAGCCGATGCCCTGCTGATCCGTCCCGACGGCCACGTCGCCTGGGCCGCCACCGTCGACGAACCCGCCGACACCGCCGCGCTCGCGCTGCGAGAAGCGCTCTCCTCCTGGTTCGGCGCACCCATGAATTCGACAGAGCCGATCATCGATCGGCCATCCTGA
- a CDS encoding transglycosylase SLT domain-containing protein, producing MQRSYTPDSSFVPAATAADYSRYQGNVSVDAAIEGALDALGITDPVAREYWKQGYRVLIQRESGNDPNAVNNWDSNAAAGRASRGLTQTIPSTFQAYHVAGTSNNIHDPVANVAASMNYVMERYGVSRDGHDLQEKVQQTNPRAAAKGY from the coding sequence ATGCAGCGCAGTTATACGCCGGATTCGAGCTTCGTGCCCGCCGCGACGGCCGCCGACTACTCCCGCTACCAGGGCAACGTCTCGGTCGACGCCGCCATCGAGGGTGCGCTCGACGCGCTGGGTATCACCGATCCAGTGGCCCGCGAGTACTGGAAGCAGGGTTACCGGGTCCTGATCCAACGGGAATCGGGCAATGACCCCAACGCGGTCAACAACTGGGACAGCAACGCCGCAGCGGGAAGAGCGTCCAGGGGGCTTACGCAGACCATCCCCAGCACCTTCCAGGCCTACCACGTGGCCGGAACGTCCAACAACATCCACGATCCGGTGGCCAATGTGGCCGCCAGCATGAACTACGTCATGGAACGGTACGGCGTCTCCCGAGACGGTCACGACCTCCAAGAGAAGGTCCAGCAAACGAACCCGCGCGCTGCCGCGAAGGGCTACTGA
- a CDS encoding carbohydrate ABC transporter permease → MVAAGRADRAIVRRVLRGTAAYAVLVGIAWCALLPILWAVSGSLKRDGEIADAAFLPQRPQWSNYGKVFDLLPMGRMLLNTTIYALCVTAGQVFFCSLAGYAFARLRFRGRDMLFLAYLATLMVPLTVTVIPQFLLMRAFGWVDTPWAMIVPGLFGSAFGTYLMRQFFRTLPEELEEAAILDGCSTWQVYWRVLLPHTRPALMVLAVLTWITVWNDFLWPLVMIQREDVATATLGLVRLQGQYHTQWPILMAAAVVILLPLLVIYAIAQRAFIRGIAMSGLGGR, encoded by the coding sequence ATCGTCGCGGCCGGCCGGGCCGACCGGGCGATCGTGCGGCGGGTACTACGCGGGACCGCGGCGTATGCGGTGCTGGTCGGCATCGCGTGGTGTGCGCTCCTGCCGATCCTGTGGGCGGTGTCCGGCTCGCTGAAACGCGACGGCGAGATCGCCGACGCCGCCTTCCTTCCGCAACGGCCGCAGTGGTCGAACTACGGAAAGGTCTTCGACCTGCTGCCGATGGGGCGGATGCTGCTCAACACCACGATCTACGCGCTGTGTGTCACGGCGGGGCAGGTCTTCTTCTGCTCGCTGGCCGGGTACGCCTTCGCGCGCTTGCGGTTTCGTGGGCGCGACATGTTGTTCCTCGCCTACTTGGCGACGCTGATGGTGCCGTTGACCGTGACCGTGATCCCACAGTTCCTGTTGATGCGGGCGTTCGGCTGGGTCGACACCCCCTGGGCGATGATCGTGCCCGGCCTATTCGGCAGCGCGTTCGGCACCTATCTGATGCGGCAGTTCTTCCGCACGCTGCCCGAGGAACTGGAGGAGGCCGCCATCCTCGACGGCTGCTCTACGTGGCAGGTCTACTGGCGGGTCCTGCTGCCGCACACCCGCCCCGCCTTGATGGTGCTCGCCGTGCTCACCTGGATCACCGTGTGGAACGACTTCCTCTGGCCGCTGGTCATGATCCAGCGCGAGGATGTCGCCACCGCGACACTGGGTCTGGTCCGGCTGCAAGGCCAGTACCACACCCAGTGGCCCATTCTGATGGCCGCCGCGGTAGTCATCCTGCTTCCGCTGCTGGTGATCTACGCGATCGCCCAGCGCGCGTTCATCCGCGGCATCGCGATGTCGGGGCTCGGCGGGCGCTGA
- a CDS encoding tetratricopeptide repeat protein produces the protein MDGDLDENVIFVAMPGTIRGENAKWKNVGQIKKHLYERVARKVSEVTEVEYRLRIEVDEDQPGNIHQSMFGAALRAPVYIADLTGLNANVYLELGVRWAVRDSVTILTCQSLEDDLAFNVSPSKAVKYSNDPEELETAAKRIADMIIKGLRQPEYVDSLVRQNAELITMDRREVEELRAENTRLSQQRGDDLVAAARNARHNERIELLRQAVAVNPANLQAYFLMGESAFSASDYDEAIRHFTEVTRLDPSFAPAWRQLGVAQSRQGALDLAIDSIRQAVVLDRNDAETYSILGGIFRRKARRHYETTRQYDAATLQQARDAYAKAGGVDKNNTYPLMNVARLDLQLAGTDESKLEEALAQFDGLGHLARYSAQSEGDKDAWKWFDLADAMAFTGQTEEALAAARKGFQKFEQPHRASVGAAAADPLQDILNSTPLPTAIGSAVRALISAYRAATP, from the coding sequence ATGGACGGCGACCTCGACGAAAACGTTATTTTCGTGGCGATGCCCGGCACTATTCGCGGTGAAAACGCCAAATGGAAAAATGTCGGTCAAATCAAGAAACACTTGTACGAGCGGGTTGCCCGGAAGGTCAGCGAGGTGACCGAAGTCGAGTACAGGTTGCGAATCGAGGTGGATGAGGACCAACCGGGCAACATTCACCAGTCGATGTTCGGAGCCGCTTTGCGCGCACCGGTGTACATCGCCGACCTGACCGGGCTGAACGCGAACGTCTATCTCGAGCTGGGTGTCCGGTGGGCGGTCAGAGACAGCGTGACGATTTTGACCTGCCAGAGTCTCGAGGACGACCTCGCATTCAATGTCAGTCCGAGCAAGGCCGTGAAGTACAGCAACGATCCTGAAGAGTTGGAGACCGCCGCCAAGCGGATCGCGGACATGATCATCAAAGGGCTCCGCCAGCCGGAATACGTGGACAGTTTGGTGCGTCAAAACGCCGAGCTGATAACCATGGACCGCCGCGAAGTCGAAGAACTCCGCGCGGAGAACACACGATTGTCCCAACAACGCGGCGACGACCTCGTCGCTGCCGCCCGTAATGCAAGACACAACGAGCGGATCGAATTGCTGCGCCAAGCTGTCGCAGTCAACCCCGCCAACCTGCAGGCGTACTTCCTGATGGGCGAGTCGGCGTTCTCCGCGAGCGATTACGACGAGGCCATCCGCCACTTCACCGAAGTAACGCGACTCGATCCCTCCTTCGCCCCGGCGTGGCGGCAACTCGGTGTCGCGCAGAGCAGACAAGGGGCACTCGATCTCGCGATCGATTCGATACGTCAGGCGGTCGTCCTCGACCGCAACGACGCCGAAACATACTCGATCCTCGGGGGGATCTTCCGTCGGAAGGCGCGCAGGCACTACGAGACCACCCGACAGTACGACGCCGCTACGCTCCAGCAAGCGCGGGATGCGTACGCCAAGGCGGGCGGGGTCGATAAAAACAATACCTATCCTCTGATGAATGTCGCTCGACTCGATCTCCAACTCGCTGGGACCGACGAGAGCAAGCTGGAGGAAGCGCTCGCCCAATTCGACGGACTGGGCCACTTAGCACGATATAGCGCACAATCGGAAGGCGATAAGGACGCGTGGAAATGGTTCGACCTCGCGGACGCCATGGCGTTTACCGGACAGACCGAAGAAGCATTGGCAGCGGCGCGCAAAGGTTTCCAGAAGTTCGAACAACCGCACCGAGCATCGGTCGGAGCGGCTGCGGCGGACCCTCTCCAAGACATCTTGAACTCCACGCCACTACCCACGGCCATCGGGTCGGCTGTTCGTGCACTGATATCCGCGTACCGTGCAGCGACGCCGTAG